In Hermetia illucens chromosome 1, iHerIll2.2.curated.20191125, whole genome shotgun sequence, one genomic interval encodes:
- the LOC119646270 gene encoding F-box/LRR-repeat protein 3-like, translated as MSSSEKTGLHLEDLNYDCLAYILSFTTWLERLYLEQLSTRFQPLVKDNFNAGETFDLDDIIEKASIDDTKTFLSRHGSQIKKISCKSLKSVNYLPYIELIPEYCNNLEELVFHQLVNISYKGYSRIFRANPNLQKIDLTDCFHITDRVCAQIAQLHHLTHLNLSNNWKFTGKHLEKLKNLKELLLNRCAIRSECMISICKAVQLKKLDITLCNGLDEETYLTIVETQNELETLIISDTYEAMSEILMGLKNLNHLEIRFNNDTNLLGVLVEKKSKTLETLTLNSFGTVSPFVKDQISKLSNIRVLQLHTHSDLQNQFVDDEYLLEIAKNCSELRQFICPRAGLVTVEGVAAFVSFATNLEKVNFSYCDLTEQVYDDIVKILEKEVGLRKPLRLCVYGTKISPDFIKTSEYRSHRHLLTLCFDDHYSRKL; from the exons ATGAGTTCCAGCGAAAAAACAG GTTTGCATCTTGAAGATCTTAATTACGACTGTCTTGCGTACATCCTATCCTTTACGACATGGCTAGAAAGGTTATATCTCGAACAGCTCTCTACTCGGTTTCAGCCTCTAGTCAAAGATAACTTTAACGCAGGAGAGACATTTGACTTGGATGATATCATTGAAAAGGCCTCAATTGATGACACCAAAACATTTCTTTCAAGACATGGCtctcaaataaagaaaatatcatGCAAAAGTTTGAAAAGCGTAAACTACCTCCCTTACATTGAGCTAATTCCGGAATACTGTAACAATCTAGAAGAGCTTGTCTTTCATCAACTTGTGAATATTTCATATAAAGGATACTCCAGGATATTTCGCGCGAATCCCAATTTGCAGAAAATCGATCTTACAGACTGCTTCCACATAACTGATCGGGTTTGCGCACAGATCGCGCAGTTGCATCATCTAACGCACTTGAATTTGAGTAACAATTGGAAGTTCACCGGGAAACACTtggaaaaacttaaaaatctaAAGGAGCTTCTTCTTAACAGATGTGCCATCAGATCCGAATGCATGATAAGCATTTGTAAGGCAGTGCAGTTGAAGAAACTTGATATCACCTTGTGCAACGGCTTGGACGAGGAAACTTACCTGACCATTGTTGAAACTCAGAATGAACTTGAAACGCTGATTATAAGTGACACTTATGAAGCCATGTCCGAAATATTGATGGGACTAAAAAATCTGAATCATCTTGAAATTCGCTTCAACAATGATACGAACCTTCTAGGCGTCCTTGttgagaaaaaatcaaaaacattGGAGACATTGACCTTAAATAGTTTCGGGacggtttcaccatttgttaaggatcaaatatcaaaactatcgAACATCCGAGTTTTGCAACTTCATACTCATTCGGATTTACAAAACCAGTTTGTGGATGATGAGTATCTTTTGGAAATTGCCAAAAATTGCTCGGAATTGCGACAGTTCATTTGCCCTCGTGCAGGACTTGTGACTGTAGAAGGTGTAGCGGCATTCGTTAGCTTTGCCACTAATTTGGAAAAAGTAAACTTTTCGTACTGTGACTTAACTGAGCAAGTATATGATGATATCgttaaaatattggaaaaggaAGTTGGACTCAGAAAACCATTGAGGCTTTGTGTTTACGGCACAAAAATTAGCCCAGACTTTATCAAG aCTTCTGAATATCGGTCACATAGGCACCTCCTTACTTTATGTTTTGATGATCACTATTCTCGAAAATTATGA